Proteins encoded together in one Urocitellus parryii isolate mUroPar1 chromosome 3, mUroPar1.hap1, whole genome shotgun sequence window:
- the LOC113183549 gene encoding vomeronasal type-1 receptor 3-like, whose protein sequence is MASSDFAIGMIFLFQTIVGLLGNFFLLYHYTYLELTRYTVRPTDLILRHLTVANSLVLLSKGVPQTMAAFGLKHFLSDIGCKLVFYVHRVGRGVCIGNTCLLSIFQAITISSTNSWWAELKLQTHKFLGPSNVLCWILNLLVSIIIPMRVTHKWINKNNTRKMDLGYCYGVVDHRITHILHNIFLLSYDVSCVGLMIWASGSMVFILYRHQQRVQHIHSTNLSPRSSPESKVTQNILVLVITFVSFYTSSHILILYMVLFHNPSWWLVSTSALITACFPTVSPFVLMIRDRRILRVSSACLRRSAPLHTLFI, encoded by the coding sequence ATGGCCTCCAGTGATTTTGCAATAGGAATGATCTTCTTATTCCAGACCATAGTGGGACTCCTGgggaatttctttcttctataccATTATACTTATTTAGAACTCACCAGATACACAGTAAGGCCCACAGATTTGATTCTTAGGCACCTGACTGTAGCCAACTCCTTGGTCCTGCTCTCTAAGGGAGTTCCACAGACAATGGCTGCTTTTGGGTTGAAACATTTCCTCAGTGATATTGGATGCAAACTTGTTTTTTATGTTCACAGAGTGGGCAGGGGTGTGTGCATTGGCAACACCTGTCTCTTGAGTATCTTCCAGGCCATCACGATCAGTTCCACGAACTCCTGGTGGGCAGAACTGAAACTTCAAACTCATAAATTCTTAGGCCCCTCCAATGTCCTGTGCTGGATCCTGAACCTGCTAGTAAGTATCATCATTCCCATGCGTGTGACTCATAAGTGGatcaacaaaaacaacacaagAAAAATGGATTTGGGATACTGTTATGGGGTAGTTGACCACAGAATCacacatatattacataatatatttttattatcctaTGATGTATCTTGTGTGGGACTCATGATCTGGGCGAGTGGCTCCATGGTTTTCATCCTGTATAGGCACCAGCAGAGGGTCCAACACATTCACAGCACCAACCTGTCCCCCAGATCCTCCCCAGAGTCCAAAGTCACCCAGAACATCTTAGTCCTAGTGATCACTTTTGTATCATTTTACACCAGCTCCCACATCCTGATATTGTATATGGTTCTTTTTCATAATCCTAGTTGGTGGCTGGTGAGCACCTCGGCACTGATCACAGCTTGTTTTCCAACAGTCAGCCCCTTTGTTCTCATGATCCGTGACCGCAGGATCCTCAGGGTCAGTTCTGCCTGCCTCAGAAGGAGTGCACCACTCCATACTCTGTTCATATAG